The sequence below is a genomic window from Candidatus Zixiibacteriota bacterium.
TCCTGCTCAAAAGTGTTGCTCAACTCACTCCGCCAGCCGCAGCGGCATCACCAGGCAGAGATAGTCGTCACTGTCATCCAACGAGGTTACGATCGCCGCCGCCGTTGCCGACGACAACGAGAAGCGCACTTCGTCGCCTTCAACCTGCTTGAGACTATCGATGATGTAGCCGGCATTGTAGCCGATTTCGAGATCATCGGAATCGTACTGGCAGGGAATCTTTTCCTTGGCCTCACCGCCGAGATCAACGTTCGTCGCCGACAGCTCCAGCGTGTTGTTGGTGATGCCGAACTTGACCTGGTGCGTCAGCGAATTCGACAGAATCGATACGCGGCGCAGCGTCTCGTTCAGCAGCGTTTTCGGCACGATGAGAGTCTTGTTGTTGCCGCGCGGGATGACCTGGTCGGTGTTCGGGTAGGGGCCCTCGATGATCCGCGTGGTTACCGTGTTGGCGCCGCACATGAACGTCAGGTTGTTCTCGCCGAAAATGACGCCGACCTCCTTGATGCTGTCGGTCGCCAGTTTGGAAAGCAGGTTAAACGCCCGCGGCGGAACAATCACATCGCCATAGAGCCCCTTGAGCAGCTCGTTGTCGGCCTCGGCACGCGCCAAACGATGACCATCGGTCGCCACC
It includes:
- the dnaN gene encoding DNA polymerase III subunit beta, with the translated sequence MKVTVTTDKLQSALAAAMSAVPTKSTLPILGNILVEADNKGLKISATDLELSITTALETKVSKKGAVAIPAKTFAEIINARPQTEIEIESNNNRIEMRFGTGDYKISGMPADEFPKLQEIDVKKEVKLPTDVVRKLIQRTAYAVSTDETRPALNGILWQTNGERMRMVATDGHRLARAEADNELLKGLYGDVIVPPRAFNLLSKLATDSIKEVGVIFGENNLTFMCGANTVTTRIIEGPYPNTDQVIPRGNNKTLIVPKTLLNETLRRVSILSNSLTHQVKFGITNNTLELSATNVDLGGEAKEKIPCQYDSDDLEIGYNAGYIIDSLKQVEGDEVRFSLSSATAAAIVTSLDDSDDYLCLVMPLRLAE